The DNA window TTGATTTCCTGCGAGACGACTTCTGGGCCCTTGCGAAATCGGAGGTCGTTACGCAGAACCCTGCGCCTATTCAGAAATATCTCAAGCGTTCCGGCTGATTCGATTCGCAAAATCCGGCGCGCAGATCGCGGTAAGTTCAGTGTTGCGGCTGCGTAATACACTCCCGAACGCGGAAAATAGTCAGGCAATTGAAAGTTGCCATCATCGAATTGCAGCCGCTCCGATGGCTTGTCCGAAACCTCTTCAGCAACACCGTCGCGTTCCGGTTGCCACGATTGATCGAATGCCACGTTGCTGTATTTTCCGAACGGACCTTGAACCCGCCAATGGGTGATGATGCCGGCTTCGCGCGTCTGTGTGTCGAGATCGATTCCGGGTGCTCCTTCCATTTCGGCGGCTATCAGCGAATTTCGCAAACCGGCCACACAAGGAGAGTTGTCGGCGATCAACTGGTGAACTCTCGGTATAACGTTGCGGAACACTTGCGTGTTGCCGGCGAGATGGCGAATGCGAGCGGCAGCGATGCTGGCGCGAGGATCGTTTCTTTCGGCAACGGCACACAATCGAATCGCCGAACTCAGAGTGTTTTCGGTGTCAGCTTGTAACGCGTGGGCTTCCATCTTCAGGAAGAGCAACTCGGAATTCGCGGGATTCCGCCGCAGAGCTGCATTGGCGAGGGCGACAGTCGCTTCCAGATTGGAAGCGGGGAAAAACGCGGAACGAACCGGGGCTGCAACATCGGGCTTCGTTTCAGCGGTTTTCGGCGAATCCTGCCCCTGGGCTACAGAGAGCAATGCGACTAGCAGAATGGCGATGGTTCTTGACGACATCCGAACTGATTCGATGCGTTAAGCCGCGTACCGGCAGCTCTGTCTCGGCTTAGCTGCCGAGTTTCAGTGTGACTTCCTGACGGAAAGCTTTTTCGACATCGGCGCAGAACTGCCGGAATGCGGGATACTCGCTCGCTTCAATGCGAAGCTTTCGAAACTGCACAGAAGTATTCACGATCAGTTCACGTCCGCGAAGTTCGTAGCGAATAACCGCCGTGCCGAACGGAGTCTCGTGTCGGACGTCAGCCGGGAGCACGTCGATCTTTCCTCCATCCGGGATCGTGAAGTGGATTTCCTCTTCGGTCGTCCAGGGAGCCGGCAACTGCAATTGCTGTGTGCGGGTATAAGCGGCTGCCAATGAGTTTACGTACTGATGCGGCAGCCACGAGGAAGCCAACTGAAGTTGCTTCTGACCTGAGAACTTATCGAGAGATCCGCTGAACTTCACGTTGATGTCGCGCTCAATGTCCTGGGCGCCGTCCACATGGACTGAGTCCACCTGGACGCTAGGGTAGACCTGCGCCAGATTGGCACGAACCGTATCGCGCTGACGGTCGGCGATCTCGTACTCGCGCCTCAGACCGGGGGCATCTTCACCGCGTGTATAAGCCGAACCTCTGAACAGGATGTTGCCGTCGTCCTGAATGTCTGCACGAACCACACGGTGCGTGTAGTTCTGCATGGGCAGGGTGACGGGTATGCGGCGCAGGGTCGAATTGCCGTTCAAGTTCACGGTCAGCGCCATCGCGCCTTGATCATCGAGTGGCAACTCGCCGCGCGAGCCCGCATATTCAGCGGTTCCATCCAACCACAAATCGTATTTCGGAATATACGCAACGGCGTGGTTGAAGACCGAAAGCGCGGTCGCTCGCTCATCAACGTCGCCGAGCTTGCGGGTGCGGACCAACGCCATCTCCGCGTCAACGCCGACCGCCCTCATCATGGCGATCATCAGGCTTGCTTTGTCTTTGCAGTCGCCAAAGCGTCGTGCGTAGACCTGGGTGACAGGATATGGTTTGTAGCTGTAGATTCCGAACTCCATCGCGACGTAATGCGTGTTGCGCAATACGAACTCGTGGATGGCGTGGATCTTTTCGAGCTCGGTAGTGGCATTCTTCGTGATACCCGCCAGTACATCGCGCAATTCGGAATCGAGGTTGAATTGCGGCGTGATCAGGTCGGCGTACCAGCGTCCAAGCTCATTCCAGTCTGCAAACGTTGACACCGCTACGTAGGGAGCCACTTCCGTAAGCGAGGGACCGCGAGGTTCGCTCGCCAGTGGCGCCATGTTGATGACGTCCCAGCGGCGAATCACCTGCCCGCCGGCTTCGGAAACCACACCGCGCACCGGCATGCGTTCTTCGATCACGTTCAACTTCCGTCCCACAGGCGTGATCAGGACGTATCGGCGCAACTTCTGCGGCAAGCCGTTCTGGAATGTCACCAGGTTGCCGAAGTAATCCCCATACGGATTCGTGCTGGAATTCGGAACAATCCGGTATTCCAGCTCGATCACGTCGCCCTTTTCCAGATTGGGGAAGCGCAGTGCCCGAGCGCGGGTGTCGTAGTACATGGAGATGCTGGTATCGGCGATCGACGTTTCGCCCTGGTCTTCCGCATCAAGCACCTGCCCATTCGCCTTGTATATCCGCGCGCCAAGCACGGTCAGCTTCTGGGTCGCATGGCTGTACTGAACGTTACGAACTCTGTAGTCACGCGCGCCGCGGTCGTTCGCCATATAAAAGACCTGCTGCGCGTGCACAACGTTCTGACCGTTAGCCTGTACCCGCTCCACGGTTACATCGGCCAGCGTAACTACATTCGAGTTGTATCGCTGACCGGAACGCCGGGCCTCTTTGGCGAGTGAAGCCGCGTTCACCATGTAGTCCGCGTCGGCATCAATGCTCGATGTTTCCCGGATATTCAATACGTGTGTCGCCGATTCCGCGTCGTGACGTTTCATGTCCCCGTAGGCGACAGTGTTGTCAGCCTGCGTCGGCACACCCACCACTTGCGCGATGTTCTGCTTCGGCGCGGGGTTCATGGGATCAAGAGCCTCCGCGGATTGCGCCAGCATCATGAGTACGTCGGCATCGCCGCGACGCTGGGCCAGTCGCTGCAGGGCTGCACGTGTGACCGTATCGTCGAAATTGGATCTCCAGGCCTGATTTAAGAATGCGGTGGCGGGACCGGTAATCCCAGCTGCTTCGTAATGCAGTCCAAGTTCTCGTTTGACCCAGATCGGCAGGTTCCCGCGGGTTTCAAGCTTCCGATATTGATCCTTCGCTGCGGAAGGTGCGCCTGCCAGGGCGAAAACGTCGGCGAGTTTCTTTTGTGCGACGAAGTTGTCCGGTTCGGCATTCAATACTTCCTGCAGGAGTTCACGAGCTTTCAGCAACTGGCCTCGGTCGATGTAGTACACAGCCAGGGCGAGATTTGCACTCGCCGACTTGGGATCCAAGGCTAAAGCCCGGCCCAGCGCAGAAAATGTGCAGCTCTCTTCGACGCAGGCGTTCGCAACATTCACCCACCGATCAACCGAAGGCGACCGCTTTGCGGCCGCGTCCAGATGCTCGATGTCTTTACCTAAGCCGCGTACCTCACGCAGCTCTGCAAGAGTGTCGAGTCCTTCAGCGGATACGCCATTCTCTTCGGCATCTTCAAGCAGGTCGGAAACATGAAGCAGAGGCGTCTTGTGCGCTGCGGAGCTGATACGAGATGAATCTGCGGCGACTCCAATGGCTCCTCCAGTCGTGGCGGTCACTCGTAACGCGAACTGACGTTCATCGCTTGACGCGTCGAATTCCAACGCGAGGATGTTCCAGCCCGGCTGCAATCGGACCCCGACGGAACGCTGGTCAAACGCGAATTCCGGGGCATCCTCGGTTGGCACGACCATGTTGCCGTTCACGAAGAGCGCTACCGATGCATTCGCGCCAAATCGGAGTGCCACATCTTTTGGCTCCGAAACGTAGATCGCCGTAGCCACACAGGCCGCAGCGCGATCATGAAGGACGATGGAGCCCAGGGCGTTAGCTGTGAGGCTGGACGTCCCCGCGACTTTAATAGGGAAGCAATTCGCCGACGAAGTGCGGGTCCAGTCGCGGACAAATCCCAGTGCGTCTGTCAGTCGACGTGCTTCGTCCAGGCGTCGTTCGTGCAGGGCAATGCGAGCCCGTTGCCAGTTCGCATCGTCGCGTACCAGCGGTGTCTCGCTCCAGTTCTCCGCAATCCGATTGATTTGCACCGAAACCCTGGCTGGATCGGAGACGAAGTCGCGGAGACCGTGCATCTGGTCAAGTAGGACAGCCTTGGTCGGAGCGTCAGAGCTATTCCAGCGTTGCGTCAGCTCGTCGAAC is part of the Terriglobales bacterium genome and encodes:
- a CDS encoding DUF3857 domain-containing protein is translated as MIRAAMSHFYQSRARFCLLALYVLIVSGCCLAQSTPNPFDRKFDELTQRWNSSDAPTKAVLLDQMHGLRDFVSDPARVSVQINRIAENWSETPLVRDDANWQRARIALHERRLDEARRLTDALGFVRDWTRTSSANCFPIKVAGTSSLTANALGSIVLHDRAAACVATAIYVSEPKDVALRFGANASVALFVNGNMVVPTEDAPEFAFDQRSVGVRLQPGWNILALEFDASSDERQFALRVTATTGGAIGVAADSSRISSAAHKTPLLHVSDLLEDAEENGVSAEGLDTLAELREVRGLGKDIEHLDAAAKRSPSVDRWVNVANACVEESCTFSALGRALALDPKSASANLALAVYYIDRGQLLKARELLQEVLNAEPDNFVAQKKLADVFALAGAPSAAKDQYRKLETRGNLPIWVKRELGLHYEAAGITGPATAFLNQAWRSNFDDTVTRAALQRLAQRRGDADVLMMLAQSAEALDPMNPAPKQNIAQVVGVPTQADNTVAYGDMKRHDAESATHVLNIRETSSIDADADYMVNAASLAKEARRSGQRYNSNVVTLADVTVERVQANGQNVVHAQQVFYMANDRGARDYRVRNVQYSHATQKLTVLGARIYKANGQVLDAEDQGETSIADTSISMYYDTRARALRFPNLEKGDVIELEYRIVPNSSTNPYGDYFGNLVTFQNGLPQKLRRYVLITPVGRKLNVIEERMPVRGVVSEAGGQVIRRWDVINMAPLASEPRGPSLTEVAPYVAVSTFADWNELGRWYADLITPQFNLDSELRDVLAGITKNATTELEKIHAIHEFVLRNTHYVAMEFGIYSYKPYPVTQVYARRFGDCKDKASLMIAMMRAVGVDAEMALVRTRKLGDVDERATALSVFNHAVAYIPKYDLWLDGTAEYAGSRGELPLDDQGAMALTVNLNGNSTLRRIPVTLPMQNYTHRVVRADIQDDGNILFRGSAYTRGEDAPGLRREYEIADRQRDTVRANLAQVYPSVQVDSVHVDGAQDIERDINVKFSGSLDKFSGQKQLQLASSWLPHQYVNSLAAAYTRTQQLQLPAPWTTEEEIHFTIPDGGKIDVLPADVRHETPFGTAVIRYELRGRELIVNTSVQFRKLRIEASEYPAFRQFCADVEKAFRQEVTLKLGS